The following are encoded together in the Bacteroidales bacterium genome:
- a CDS encoding ATP-binding protein: protein MKSILKYFLKAYKFNSNIESIRTKSFLLFLLSGLLLLIAFMIKTGVSGNCSSLPVQASFVFLILLSLFFIKRGNQQIVENSLAIIIILVEILSVFLNFSGAAAFNFFVDEFYILLSFLLFTAMFASRFVLGLNTVLVIATSITAFIYKKDDFPPEIISELKFGLSVYIFVILLIFIFSYLYTNIIHTAIKEISDHADDADEKNIQLKKHSDILSKQKEELEKAKKKAEESDKLKSTFLANMSHEIRTPMNAILGFTEILTGTKLDEKQAEYIKIIENSGKHLLELINDIIDISKLESNQLKIEESKCNLNHFIEEMVTFFELSLHKDHKTNLKITKSLGLEKGEDIILTDTTRLRQILINLTGNAIKFTMSGSINIAYTKQSDNELLFSIKDTGIGISQEQLPIIFERFRQADETTTKKFGGTGLGLAISKACTELLGGKIWAISEKDEGSTFYFTIPYKPFV, encoded by the coding sequence ATGAAATCAATATTAAAGTACTTTTTAAAAGCGTACAAATTTAATTCTAATATAGAAAGCATAAGAACAAAATCATTTTTATTGTTTCTGTTGTCAGGCTTACTTTTGTTGATAGCTTTTATGATTAAAACAGGTGTATCCGGAAACTGCAGTTCTTTGCCCGTGCAAGCATCTTTTGTATTTCTGATTCTTTTATCATTATTTTTTATAAAAAGAGGCAATCAACAAATCGTAGAAAACAGTCTTGCAATAATTATAATTTTGGTTGAGATTCTTTCTGTTTTTTTAAACTTCTCAGGTGCTGCTGCTTTTAACTTCTTTGTTGATGAGTTTTACATTCTTTTGTCTTTTCTTCTTTTTACGGCAATGTTTGCGTCAAGATTTGTTTTAGGGTTAAATACAGTATTAGTAATAGCAACATCAATTACGGCATTTATATACAAAAAAGATGATTTCCCTCCTGAAATTATTAGTGAACTTAAATTTGGGTTAAGTGTATATATATTTGTTATACTTCTTATATTTATTTTCAGCTATTTATATACTAACATAATACATACTGCAATTAAAGAAATATCAGACCATGCAGATGATGCAGATGAAAAAAATATTCAACTGAAAAAACATTCCGACATTTTATCGAAACAGAAAGAGGAGTTAGAAAAGGCGAAAAAAAAGGCAGAAGAAAGTGATAAACTTAAATCTACCTTTCTTGCAAATATGTCGCATGAAATAAGAACACCAATGAATGCAATTCTTGGATTTACGGAAATACTAACAGGGACAAAATTAGACGAGAAACAAGCAGAATACATAAAAATAATTGAAAACAGCGGAAAACATTTATTAGAACTGATAAACGATATCATTGACATTTCAAAACTTGAATCTAACCAGCTTAAAATTGAAGAATCAAAATGCAACTTAAATCATTTTATAGAAGAGATGGTTACTTTCTTTGAACTGTCTTTGCATAAAGATCATAAAACAAACTTAAAAATAACAAAAAGTTTGGGTTTAGAAAAAGGAGAAGATATAATATTAACAGACACAACAAGGCTCCGGCAAATTTTAATAAACCTTACGGGTAATGCAATTAAATTTACAATGTCGGGTTCAATAAATATTGCATACACAAAACAATCTGACAACGAACTGCTGTTTTCGATTAAAGATACAGGAATAGGAATAAGCCAAGAACAATTACCTATTATATTTGAACGTTTCCGACAAGCAGACGAAACAACAACAAAAAAATTCGGAGGAACGGGATTAGGTTTGGCAATATCAAAAGCCTGTACAGAACTTCTCGGAGGCAAAATATGGGCAATATCAGAAAAAGACGAAGGCTCAACTTTTTACTTTACAATTCCGTATAAACCTTTTGTATAA
- a CDS encoding immunity 53 family protein codes for MENFKWFEKWYSKHVIEHYKEDITVKIENKNNLGWRLFVDFSSANYKHLNGLSESKKVSDYNYFLINAKEKIFSGEGDFTKLDFLIGKFRAYLGETDFHSHENDMFLNPDIQNFIFENEKNELIFLHYTSEKETADKILKEGFRYQTSFDKTTTLIKNDKIDINYNHLIRKPFGKFVVVISIQKKLHSKYNQLVNNAGKKELKVEEVLSEKPVYEDEFNEKTYTLHHKFIKGYINYSSGQIVKNAEFNSGFDSDLFKSFI; via the coding sequence ATGGAAAATTTCAAATGGTTTGAAAAGTGGTATTCTAAGCACGTAATTGAACATTATAAAGAAGATATCACCGTAAAAATTGAAAATAAGAACAACTTGGGCTGGAGGTTATTTGTTGATTTTAGTTCTGCAAATTATAAGCACTTGAACGGATTATCAGAATCTAAAAAGGTTTCAGATTACAATTATTTTTTGATTAATGCGAAAGAAAAAATATTTAGCGGTGAAGGTGATTTTACGAAATTGGATTTTTTAATCGGTAAATTCAGAGCATATTTAGGTGAAACAGATTTTCATTCACATGAAAACGACATGTTTTTAAATCCGGATATTCAAAACTTCATTTTTGAAAACGAAAAAAATGAACTAATATTTCTTCATTATACTTCCGAAAAAGAAACAGCAGATAAAATATTAAAAGAAGGTTTTAGATACCAAACATCATTTGATAAAACAACAACATTAATTAAAAACGACAAAATCGACATAAATTATAATCATCTTATAAGAAAACCGTTCGGGAAATTTGTTGTCGTTATTTCAATTCAAAAAAAATTGCACTCAAAATACAATCAACTTGTTAATAATGCAGGCAAAAAAGAGTTAAAAGTTGAAGAGGTATTGTCGGAAAAACCTGTTTATGAAGATGAGTTTAACGAAAAAACTTACACCCTGCATCATAAGTTTATTAAAGGTTACATAAACTATTCATCGGGTCAAATAGTAAAAAATGCTGAATTTAACAGCGGTTTTGATTCAGACTTATTTAAGTCATTTATTTAG
- a CDS encoding ribonuclease HII encodes MLKSYLHKKLIEAGCDEAGRGCLAGPVYAAAVIFPKNYKNKLLNDSKKLSEKQRYILREQIIKESVEWAVASVNNEEIDKINILNASIKAMQLAIGKLKNIPEHILIDGNRFKPYKNIPHTCIIKGDGKFLSIAAASVLAKTFRDDYMIEIHKEYPFYDWENNKAYPTKKHRQGIVEHGITKYHRKSFRLLPCSGCDKKAK; translated from the coding sequence TTGCTAAAGTCTTATTTACATAAGAAATTGATTGAAGCAGGTTGCGATGAAGCCGGCAGAGGTTGTCTTGCAGGACCGGTTTATGCTGCTGCCGTAATTTTCCCGAAAAATTATAAAAATAAATTGCTGAATGATTCTAAAAAACTTTCAGAAAAACAAAGATATATTTTAAGGGAGCAAATTATAAAAGAATCTGTTGAATGGGCAGTTGCATCGGTTAATAACGAAGAAATTGATAAAATAAATATTTTAAACGCATCAATAAAAGCAATGCAACTTGCAATAGGTAAATTGAAGAATATTCCCGAGCACATACTTATTGACGGAAACCGTTTTAAACCATATAAAAACATTCCGCATACATGTATTATTAAAGGTGACGGAAAATTTTTGTCGATTGCTGCGGCTTCTGTTTTGGCAAAAACATTTCGAGATGATTATATGATTGAGATTCATAAAGAATACCCTTTTTATGATTGGGAAAACAATAAAGCATACCCGACAAAGAAACATCGGCAAGGTATTGTTGAACACGGCATTACAAAATATCACAGAAAAAGTTTCAGGCTTCTTCCTTGTTCCGGATGTGATAAAAAAGCTAAATAA
- a CDS encoding DMT family transporter, whose protein sequence is MKFFNLHKRFWQWALLLFVSFIWGASFILMKRSLESFSSIQVGTLRIFFAFLFLLPLFIKRFKKFPKKHIKSLLIVAFIGNLLPAILFALAQTEISSSLSGMLNTMFPIIALIIGALFYGIKTEKHRILGIVIGLLGTIGIVLSGDSDFTGNNNYSLYIFLAVVFYAFSINEIKYNLAEIDGVSITVFAFMIIGPVSGVYLLFSDFSSATATPDYLENLGYIVLLALGGSAVSVTLFYLLMDYVDVVFASLTTYIIPVFAIFWGIFDGEVITIVQMLFMFLIFAGIFLVNKKKQKISK, encoded by the coding sequence ATGAAGTTTTTTAATTTACATAAGCGTTTTTGGCAATGGGCTTTACTGCTTTTTGTTTCCTTTATTTGGGGAGCATCTTTTATTTTAATGAAACGCAGTTTAGAGTCATTCTCATCAATTCAGGTAGGAACTTTGCGTATTTTCTTTGCTTTTCTTTTTCTCTTACCTTTATTTATCAAACGATTTAAGAAATTTCCAAAGAAGCATATTAAGTCTCTGCTGATTGTTGCATTTATCGGAAATCTGTTGCCTGCAATTTTATTTGCTTTAGCTCAAACAGAAATAAGCAGTTCGTTAAGCGGAATGCTGAATACAATGTTTCCTATTATTGCATTGATTATAGGGGCACTTTTTTACGGAATAAAAACAGAAAAACACAGAATTTTAGGCATTGTAATCGGCTTACTCGGCACAATCGGAATTGTATTATCCGGAGACTCTGATTTTACCGGAAATAACAATTATTCTTTATATATATTCCTTGCCGTTGTTTTTTATGCCTTTAGTATTAATGAAATTAAATATAATTTGGCAGAAATTGACGGAGTAAGCATTACTGTTTTTGCTTTTATGATTATAGGTCCGGTTTCCGGAGTATATTTATTGTTTTCAGACTTTTCAAGTGCAACTGCTACACCTGATTATCTTGAAAACTTAGGATATATTGTTTTATTGGCTTTGGGAGGCTCTGCTGTTTCAGTTACTTTATTTTATTTGCTTATGGATTATGTTGATGTTGTTTTTGCTTCATTAACAACATACATTATACCCGTTTTTGCTATTTTTTGGGGAATTTTTGACGGAGAAGTAATCACTATAGTACAAATGTTATTTATGTTTTTAATATTTGCAGGCATTTTTCTTGTTAACAAGAAAAAACAGAAAATTTCAAAATAA
- a CDS encoding tetratricopeptide repeat protein: MKKFILFLLTVFFAYLTAFYTTGKKNGYEKIFDFDFLIQKLNTPKTESEAPEKTNIETGKYYLEAEEYDSALDAFFDALDENDNSESNYYIGHTYLMQEDYYNALEYLNTAIDLDAKNDKAYLDKGIVEYEQGYYSEAINDLFFSTELNSENAKPYYYLSLCYEQNKQLEVALQSVETAVKYDSLYSDAWFKAGYLAFNLDSFNRAKYYYTKLLNIEPEHKYGLVNLGLTYSYLNENDSAILYYDKVIEIYPKYDLAYNNKGYIYQKQKRYKEAIELYNTAFLLNNKNSRSLWNRGDCLFLSGKYNEALKDFKKVYELDKDSYNVLFRIGECYEKLGLKKDALDYYQQYQSVASIKSIYFNKVIDKIKKLKK, encoded by the coding sequence ATGAAAAAATTTATACTTTTTTTATTGACCGTTTTCTTCGCATACTTAACAGCCTTTTATACAACCGGTAAAAAAAACGGATATGAGAAAATTTTTGATTTTGATTTTCTTATTCAAAAATTAAACACCCCGAAAACCGAAAGCGAAGCACCTGAGAAAACAAATATAGAAACGGGTAAATATTACTTGGAAGCAGAAGAATACGACAGTGCTTTAGATGCTTTCTTTGACGCACTTGACGAAAATGATAACAGTGAAAGCAATTATTATATTGGTCATACCTATTTAATGCAGGAAGATTACTATAATGCACTTGAGTATTTAAATACAGCTATTGACTTAGATGCAAAAAATGACAAAGCATATCTTGATAAAGGAATAGTTGAATATGAACAAGGCTATTACAGTGAAGCTATTAATGATTTATTCTTCTCAACGGAGCTTAATTCTGAAAATGCAAAGCCATATTATTATTTATCTTTGTGCTATGAACAAAACAAGCAGTTAGAGGTTGCTCTGCAATCTGTTGAAACAGCAGTAAAATACGACTCGTTATATTCAGATGCATGGTTTAAAGCCGGTTATTTAGCTTTTAATCTTGACAGCTTCAATCGGGCAAAATATTATTATACTAAACTGTTAAATATAGAACCTGAGCATAAATACGGTTTAGTTAATCTCGGGCTTACATACAGTTACTTAAATGAAAATGATTCTGCAATTTTATATTATGATAAAGTTATAGAAATTTACCCTAAATACGATTTAGCATACAACAACAAAGGATATATTTATCAAAAACAAAAACGATACAAAGAAGCAATAGAATTATACAATACAGCATTTTTGCTCAACAATAAGAACTCTCGTTCTCTATGGAACAGAGGAGATTGCTTATTTCTGTCAGGCAAATATAATGAGGCATTAAAAGATTTTAAAAAAGTATATGAATTAGATAAAGACAGTTATAATGTGCTGTTTCGAATAGGTGAATGCTATGAAAAATTAGGACTTAAAAAAGACGCATTAGATTACTATCAACAATATCAGTCTGTTGCAAGTATTAAAAGCATTTATTTTAATAAGGTCATAGATAAAATAAAAAAACTGAAAAAATAA
- a CDS encoding iron ABC transporter permease: MRNKSLLLTFSVIILIVFIIADILIGSVSIPVKDFFSFFSGNTIKPEYKTIITEFRIPKVITAIIAGFALSVAGLQMQTIFRNPLAGPYVLGISSGASLGVALLLLSPIPFMFNSGIGMSWFTSISAWTGAGLVLILIFIVSLRVKDVMTILIIGVLFGSAVSALVSILQYFGDQAQLKTFIVWTMGSLSGVTNNQLIVLLPSVMIGLLITIFSYRILNILLLGENYAKSSGLNLTAARILIFTSTGILAGSVTAFCGPIGFIGIIVPHITRMLFKTADHKFLIPGSAVIGAILILISDIISQLPAHSGTLPINSVTAIMGIPVVIYIIIKNKI, from the coding sequence ATGCGTAATAAATCTTTGTTGCTTACTTTTTCTGTTATCATTTTAATTGTTTTCATTATTGCTGATATTTTAATAGGTTCAGTTTCCATTCCTGTTAAAGATTTTTTCAGTTTTTTTTCCGGAAATACAATTAAGCCTGAGTATAAAACAATTATTACAGAATTTAGAATCCCGAAAGTAATTACCGCAATTATTGCAGGATTTGCTTTATCTGTTGCAGGACTCCAAATGCAAACAATTTTCAGAAACCCTCTTGCAGGTCCTTATGTTCTCGGCATAAGTTCGGGTGCAAGCTTAGGAGTAGCTTTATTATTATTAAGTCCTATACCTTTTATGTTTAACTCCGGTATCGGAATGAGTTGGTTTACAAGCATATCGGCTTGGACAGGTGCCGGCTTGGTTTTAATATTAATTTTTATCGTATCGCTTCGTGTAAAAGATGTAATGACAATTTTAATAATAGGTGTTTTATTCGGAAGTGCAGTAAGTGCTTTGGTCAGTATTTTACAATACTTCGGAGACCAAGCACAATTAAAAACTTTTATTGTTTGGACAATGGGAAGTTTAAGCGGAGTTACAAATAATCAGTTAATTGTTCTTTTACCTTCCGTAATGATCGGGTTATTAATTACAATCTTTTCATACAGAATTTTAAACATTTTATTACTTGGCGAAAACTATGCAAAAAGCTCAGGGCTGAACTTGACAGCTGCAAGAATACTGATATTTACAAGTACGGGAATATTAGCAGGCTCGGTTACCGCATTTTGCGGACCGATAGGATTTATCGGTATAATTGTTCCTCATATTACTCGAATGCTTTTTAAAACTGCCGATCATAAATTTTTAATTCCGGGCTCAGCCGTAATAGGTGCAATTTTAATACTTATAAGCGATATAATTTCACAACTTCCTGCACACAGCGGAACTTTACCTATTAATTCCGTAACGGCAATTATGGGAATCCCTGTTGTAATATATATCATTATTAAAAATAAAATATAA
- a CDS encoding DUF1573 domain-containing protein produces MNKINLLFSFIFIFTSSIFAQTVEPNMTFETEKHDFGKIKESGGNVEFQFTFTNLGSKPIVINDVKSTCGCTTPSWSKKPIAPGEKGYIKTVFNPYNRPGVFHKSVTVNSNAKNSPVTLHISGEVIPKSQDIADEYRYQIGPVKLKKNNVHFSEIYNTETKKDKIEIINVSKETVKIGFNEKRRMPAHLTVICKPETLAPNQKGVIFFTYDASKKNDWGYVYDRIYLNFNGNNDSKNRMNVSAIIKEKFSQDMIDNPPVFTPIGNKTYDFGKIKQGETVEHIFTFKNTGKNDLIIRKTKASCGCTAVQLGDKVVKPGEESSIKAIFNSRGKRGNQHKSITVTTNIPDVEGQPKRSQIILMVKGIIEVPETGNNNTVKKGVKNK; encoded by the coding sequence ATGAATAAAATCAATTTACTTTTTTCATTCATATTCATATTTACAAGCAGTATTTTTGCTCAAACCGTTGAACCGAATATGACTTTTGAAACCGAAAAACATGATTTCGGAAAAATAAAAGAATCAGGCGGAAATGTAGAATTTCAATTCACTTTTACTAATTTAGGTTCGAAACCTATTGTTATTAATGACGTTAAATCAACATGCGGCTGCACAACTCCTTCGTGGAGCAAAAAACCGATTGCACCCGGGGAGAAAGGTTATATTAAAACTGTTTTTAATCCTTATAACCGCCCCGGAGTTTTTCACAAATCTGTAACTGTTAATTCAAACGCAAAAAACAGCCCGGTAACTTTACATATTTCAGGAGAAGTAATTCCTAAATCACAAGATATTGCTGATGAATACCGCTACCAAATCGGGCCCGTTAAATTGAAAAAGAACAATGTCCATTTTTCTGAAATTTATAATACCGAAACAAAGAAAGATAAAATTGAAATTATTAACGTAAGCAAAGAAACCGTAAAAATAGGATTTAACGAAAAAAGAAGAATGCCTGCACACCTTACGGTTATTTGCAAACCCGAAACATTAGCTCCGAACCAAAAAGGTGTTATATTTTTCACTTATGATGCTTCTAAAAAAAACGATTGGGGATATGTTTATGACAGAATTTATTTGAACTTTAACGGTAATAATGATTCCAAAAATCGAATGAACGTAAGTGCAATAATCAAAGAAAAATTCAGCCAAGATATGATTGACAATCCTCCTGTTTTTACCCCTATAGGTAATAAAACTTATGATTTCGGGAAAATTAAACAAGGGGAAACAGTTGAACATATTTTTACATTTAAAAATACAGGTAAAAATGATTTGATTATAAGAAAAACAAAAGCAAGTTGCGGGTGCACAGCTGTCCAACTCGGAGATAAAGTCGTGAAACCGGGAGAAGAAAGCAGCATTAAAGCAATATTTAATTCAAGAGGAAAAAGAGGAAATCAACATAAATCAATAACTGTTACTACGAATATTCCGGATGTTGAAGGACAACCGAAAAGATCTCAAATTATTTTAATGGTAAAAGGAATTATCGAAGTTCCGGAAACAGGAAATAACAATACAGTAAAAAAAGGTGTAAAAAATAAGTAA
- the dnaN gene encoding DNA polymerase III subunit beta gives MKFIVSSSELLSHLQSVSKAISGKSTIPILDSFLFDLKSRELTITASDLESTLITSLSLENSDGDGRVALEAKRLLDILREFPEQPLTFEFDLESLAVTILSENGKFSIVGSPADEYPQFPELVKDATIKFVIKSDILDTGISKTIFATANDELRPVMNGIYFSMTDKDITFVASDSHKLVRYKRTDANADGESSFILPKKPANLLKGLLSGIDEDVTVEFDEKNAVFTFLGFKLICRLTEGKFPNYESVIPTENPNKLIINRADLYNTVKRVSVFSNQASNLIKLHLTANEITVSAQDIDFSISAHERLTCQYEGDDMEIGFKSVFLSEIIANMGSQEVVLEMSDPSKAGIMLPFESDSEHEDVLMLLMPMMINS, from the coding sequence ATGAAATTTATTGTTTCCAGTTCAGAATTATTATCACACCTTCAAAGTGTAAGCAAAGCAATAAGCGGAAAATCTACGATTCCGATATTAGACAGCTTTTTATTTGACCTAAAAAGCAGAGAATTAACGATTACGGCTTCAGACTTAGAATCGACTTTAATAACAAGTCTTTCGCTTGAAAACAGCGACGGAGACGGAAGAGTTGCTTTGGAGGCAAAAAGATTATTAGATATTTTAAGAGAATTTCCGGAACAACCTCTTACATTTGAGTTTGATTTAGAAAGTTTGGCGGTTACAATTTTATCGGAAAACGGTAAGTTTAGTATTGTCGGCTCTCCGGCAGATGAATATCCTCAATTTCCTGAGTTAGTAAAAGACGCAACAATTAAGTTTGTTATAAAATCTGATATTTTAGACACAGGAATAAGCAAAACAATTTTTGCAACGGCAAATGACGAACTTCGCCCCGTAATGAACGGTATTTATTTTTCAATGACAGATAAAGACATAACTTTTGTTGCTTCGGATTCGCATAAATTAGTAAGATACAAAAGAACAGATGCAAATGCAGACGGTGAATCATCTTTTATTCTTCCTAAAAAACCTGCAAATTTATTAAAGGGTTTATTGTCCGGCATTGACGAAGATGTTACTGTTGAATTTGATGAAAAAAATGCAGTTTTTACATTTTTAGGATTTAAATTAATTTGTAGATTAACAGAGGGCAAATTTCCGAATTACGAATCGGTAATTCCTACGGAAAACCCGAATAAATTAATTATAAACAGAGCAGATTTGTATAATACCGTAAAAAGAGTTTCGGTATTCTCAAACCAAGCAAGTAATTTAATAAAACTGCATTTAACAGCTAATGAAATTACGGTTTCAGCACAAGATATCGATTTTTCTATTTCGGCACATGAACGTTTAACATGTCAATATGAAGGTGATGATATGGAGATAGGATTTAAATCTGTGTTTCTTTCTGAAATTATTGCAAATATGGGGTCGCAAGAAGTTGTTCTTGAAATGTCTGATCCTTCAAAAGCAGGGATTATGTTGCCTTTCGAATCTGATTCGGAGCACGAAGATGTTTTAATGCTGTTAATGCCGATGATGATTAATTCCTAG
- a CDS encoding aminodeoxychorismate/anthranilate synthase component II yields the protein MKKVLLIDNYDSFTYNLAQLLDESTMCNFQIIKNDIVKIGEISEFDKILISPGPGLPENAGKLPEIIAKYHKTKSILGICLGMQGIAEFFGAELYNLEKVYHGIKANAHIIDSDEVIFTGLPERIEVGLYHSWAVYKDLKDTDLKITAISQRNIIMGISHKEYDIKGIQFHPESIMTKYGQNIIENWLSC from the coding sequence ATGAAAAAAGTTTTATTAATAGACAATTACGATTCATTTACTTATAATTTAGCACAATTGCTTGATGAGAGTACTATGTGTAACTTTCAAATAATAAAAAATGATATTGTAAAAATAGGAGAAATTTCCGAATTTGATAAAATTTTAATTTCTCCCGGTCCGGGTTTACCCGAAAATGCAGGGAAACTTCCGGAAATAATTGCAAAATATCATAAAACTAAATCAATTCTCGGAATATGTTTGGGAATGCAAGGGATTGCCGAGTTTTTCGGTGCCGAACTTTATAATCTTGAAAAAGTATATCACGGTATTAAAGCCAATGCACATATAATTGACAGCGATGAAGTTATTTTCACGGGTTTGCCCGAAAGAATCGAAGTCGGGCTGTATCATTCTTGGGCAGTTTATAAAGATTTAAAAGATACAGATTTAAAAATTACCGCAATTTCTCAAAGAAATATAATAATGGGAATAAGTCATAAAGAATATGATATTAAAGGTATTCAGTTTCATCCGGAATCAATTATGACAAAATACGGACAAAATATTATTGAAAATTGGCTTTCCTGTTAA
- a CDS encoding aminodeoxychorismate synthase component I, whose product MNKLGKNQEAFLFIIDFEFNNAVILTKDFLDPYKIKFSFNKFSNSKQKIKKKNIDFKKFPTSLYNFQIAYDKVQKEINAGNTYLLNLSFPAKIETNLGLKDIFRHSKAKYKLYFNGEFVVFSPETFIKIQNNKIFSYPMKGTIDADIPNAELKILSDRKESAEHNTIVDLIRNDLNMIAKNVKVEKFRYIDKIQTNQKNLLQVSSEISGNLPENYNEQIGNIFEKLLPAGSISGAPKKKTIEIIKYVENYSRNFYTGIAGYFDGKNLDSFVMIRFIEKQGNELFFKSGGGITSMSKLKSEYREMIDKIYIPV is encoded by the coding sequence ATGAATAAGCTCGGAAAAAACCAAGAAGCTTTTTTATTCATTATTGATTTTGAATTTAATAACGCTGTTATTCTGACAAAAGATTTTTTAGACCCTTACAAAATTAAGTTTTCTTTTAACAAATTTTCAAACAGCAAACAAAAAATTAAAAAAAAGAATATCGATTTTAAGAAATTCCCGACATCATTATACAATTTCCAAATTGCTTACGATAAAGTACAAAAAGAAATAAATGCAGGCAACACTTATCTTCTTAATTTATCCTTTCCCGCAAAAATAGAAACAAATCTTGGACTAAAAGATATTTTCCGTCACAGCAAAGCTAAGTATAAACTATATTTTAATGGGGAATTTGTTGTTTTTTCGCCCGAAACATTTATTAAAATACAAAACAATAAAATATTTTCGTATCCGATGAAAGGAACAATTGATGCCGATATTCCGAATGCCGAACTGAAAATTTTAAGCGACAGAAAAGAATCAGCCGAGCACAATACAATTGTAGATTTAATCCGTAATGACTTGAATATGATTGCAAAAAATGTAAAAGTTGAAAAATTTCGTTATATTGATAAGATACAAACTAATCAGAAAAATTTATTGCAAGTAAGTTCTGAAATCAGCGGTAATTTACCCGAAAATTATAATGAGCAAATCGGAAATATATTTGAGAAGTTACTGCCTGCAGGTTCAATAAGCGGTGCTCCGAAAAAGAAAACAATTGAAATTATAAAATATGTAGAAAATTACAGCCGAAATTTTTATACCGGTATTGCCGGTTATTTCGACGGAAAAAATTTAGACAGTTTTGTAATGATAAGATTTATAGAAAAGCAAGGAAATGAATTATTCTTTAAAAGCGGAGGCGGAATTACGAGTATGAGTAAACTTAAATCAGAGTACAGAGAGATGATTGATAAGATTTATATTCCGGTGTAA